One Rhizobiales bacterium GAS188 DNA window includes the following coding sequences:
- a CDS encoding K+-transporting ATPase ATPase C chain, with product MFQHLRPAIVLIVLFTILTGVIYPFAITGIAAVVVPGRAGGSMITPKDVVIGSSLIGQNFTSDKYFHGRPSATNTPDPKDPTKNIDAPYNAANSGASNYGATSQALFDRVKGDVEAMRKDGAEGPLPADALTTSASGLDPDISPAFAQLQVARVAKARNLPEDRVRALVLAQTDGRFLGFIGEPRVNVLLLNLALDGLPTG from the coding sequence ATGTTCCAGCATCTGCGCCCCGCCATCGTGCTGATCGTGCTGTTCACGATCCTCACCGGCGTCATCTACCCCTTCGCCATCACCGGCATCGCCGCGGTCGTCGTGCCCGGCCGGGCCGGCGGCAGCATGATCACGCCCAAGGACGTCGTCATCGGCTCGTCCCTGATCGGCCAGAACTTCACCTCGGACAAATACTTCCATGGCCGCCCCTCGGCGACCAATACGCCCGATCCGAAGGATCCGACCAAGAACATCGATGCGCCCTACAATGCCGCGAATTCGGGCGCCTCGAACTACGGCGCGACCTCGCAGGCCCTCTTCGATCGCGTCAAAGGCGATGTCGAGGCGATGCGCAAGGACGGGGCGGAGGGTCCGCTTCCGGCCGATGCGCTAACCACCTCGGCTTCGGGCCTCGATCCCGACATCTCGCCGGCCTTTGCGCAGTTGCAGGTGGCGCGCGTCGCCAAGGCGCGCAACCTGCCGGAGGATCGGGTCCGCGCCCTGGTCCTCGCCCAGACGGACGGGCGCTTCCTCGGCTTCATCGGCGAGCCGCGCGTCAATGTGCTGCTGCTCAACCTGGCGCTGGATGGTTTGCCGACGGGGTGA
- a CDS encoding Transposase IS116/IS110/IS902 family protein: MTDDIEWYVGFDWASETHCACLMDRAGRVVGKREVAHAGADLAELCDWLIRKTGAEPGRIGVAIETPHGPVVETFLERGFAVFAINPKQLDRFRDRFTVAGAKDDSRDAQVLGDSLRTDSRAFRRLVIDDPVRIELREWSRIEDELKRERTRLANRVRDQLWRYYPQMLQLSEDLAEDWLLALWRRVPTPAKAAKASEATIQRILKAHRIRRIEAPEVVRILRQTPLKVAAGASEAASAHIRSLAERIGLINQQLKTAERKLEQLLTRLEQAAQDQAGQDQAGQMSEQRDVTILRSMPGIGRTNLATLLAEGSEPLGRRDYHVLRTLSGVAPVTRRSGKAWMVLRRLACNRRLRNALYHWARVATQHDPVSRQRYAALRGRGHSHGRALRSVGDRLLYVACTLLRRQVLFDPDHNSLEAAA, translated from the coding sequence ATGACCGATGACATCGAATGGTATGTCGGCTTCGACTGGGCCAGCGAGACGCATTGCGCTTGTCTCATGGACCGGGCCGGCCGGGTGGTCGGCAAACGCGAGGTGGCGCACGCGGGCGCCGATCTGGCGGAGCTGTGCGACTGGCTGATCCGCAAGACGGGCGCCGAGCCCGGACGGATCGGGGTGGCGATCGAAACGCCGCATGGACCGGTGGTCGAGACGTTTCTGGAGCGCGGCTTTGCGGTGTTCGCCATCAATCCCAAGCAACTCGACCGCTTCCGTGACCGCTTCACGGTGGCGGGCGCCAAGGACGACAGCCGTGACGCGCAGGTGCTCGGGGACTCCCTGCGCACCGACAGCCGCGCCTTTCGCCGTCTCGTCATCGATGATCCTGTGCGCATCGAGCTGCGGGAGTGGTCGCGGATCGAGGATGAGCTGAAGCGGGAGCGAACCCGCCTCGCCAACCGGGTCCGCGACCAGCTGTGGCGCTACTATCCGCAAATGCTGCAGCTGAGCGAGGATCTCGCCGAGGACTGGCTGCTGGCCCTGTGGCGGCGGGTGCCGACCCCGGCCAAGGCCGCCAAGGCCTCCGAGGCCACGATCCAGCGCATCCTCAAGGCGCACCGCATCCGCCGCATCGAGGCGCCGGAGGTGGTGCGCATCTTGCGCCAGACGCCGCTGAAGGTCGCGGCCGGTGCCAGCGAAGCGGCGAGCGCCCATATCCGCAGCCTCGCCGAGCGCATCGGGCTCATCAACCAGCAACTGAAGACGGCCGAGCGCAAGCTCGAGCAGCTCCTCACTCGGCTCGAACAGGCGGCGCAGGACCAAGCGGGGCAGGACCAAGCGGGGCAGATGTCCGAGCAGCGCGACGTGACCATCCTGCGCTCCATGCCGGGGATCGGCAGGACCAATCTCGCCACGCTGCTCGCCGAGGGCTCGGAGCCCCTGGGCCGCAGAGACTACCACGTCCTGCGGACCCTGTCCGGGGTCGCGCCGGTGACACGCCGCAGCGGCAAGGCCTGGATGGTGCTGCGCCGCCTGGCCTGCAACCGAAGGCTGAGGAATGCCCTCTACCATTGGGCCCGGGTCGCCACCCAGCACGACCCGGTCAGCCGCCAGCGCTATGCTGCGCTGCGCGGGCGCGGCCACAGCCACGGCCGGGCCCTGCGAAGCGTCGGTGACCGCCTGCTCTATGTCGCCTGCACCTTGCTGCGACGCCAGGTTCTCTTCGATCCCGACCACAACAGCCTGGAGGCCGCGGCATGA
- a CDS encoding two-component system, OmpR family, sensor histidine kinase KdpD: MAQADSKRGERPDPDALLALVKSEGRGKLKVFLGAAPGVGKTYAMLSGAKQAAREGVDVVIGLVETHGRSETAALIAGLEMLPQRNVEYRGRIIQEFDIDAALKRRPKLVIVDELAHTNAPESRHPKRYQDIEELIAAGIDVWTAVNIQHLESLSDVVSTITGVSIRETVPDTVVEKADEVVVVDITPAELIQRLKDGKVYLPENAKRAADNFFKPGNLTALRELALRRTADRVDDQMVVYLRQNAIEGPWPAAERILVCVGTDPLSETVVRAASRLASGLNASWIAVHLSRSDFEETSYRALKRIDDAMRLAERLGAEMTRLTAKHLPDELLRYARRENVTQIVLGRSAAHWFARLRGRSLPEEIVRRASGIAVHIVTSDQEAPRRSFAHLWPRLSTLAGVVPFLSVAAAVGIGMIASHFMVLPNLSMIFLTAVLFCAVSYGAWSAIIAAVLSFLAYNFFFIEPVYTLTVAEPHELFALLIFLLVAVLTGGLAGRVREQSDAAASRVVATQSLYDFSRKLSAIASLDDVLWVVVSHVAKSVNGGALVLLGKGEELDLSAALPPEDNLGPSEWAAARWAATRGESAGWRTATLPNAQFQFRPLRTSRGILGVIGVRAADTKSDLSDDTDRALSALIDQAAVAIERTQLVDEASRAEAAVESERLRGALLSSLSHDLRTPLSSIMGAVTSLRQLGDKMPAASRRDLLITIEEETARLSRFVSNLLDMTRLEAGAVSVKRDLVDAGDTVRNAVAHARANFPTRPIEVSVAADLPLVRGDATLLEQVVFNLLDNADKYVPHGLPTMVSVSAAARKVTIAVTDRGPGIPQAELERVFEKFHRVAHGDGRPAGTGLGLSICRGLIAAMDGSIRAESPVGDGKGTRIVVELPAAEAAQDRLAS; this comes from the coding sequence ATGGCCCAGGCCGATTCCAAACGCGGCGAGCGCCCGGATCCGGATGCTCTCCTCGCCCTCGTCAAGAGCGAGGGGCGGGGCAAGCTGAAGGTGTTCCTCGGCGCCGCCCCCGGCGTTGGCAAGACCTATGCCATGCTGTCGGGCGCCAAGCAGGCGGCGCGCGAGGGGGTGGACGTGGTGATCGGCCTCGTCGAGACGCATGGCCGGAGCGAGACCGCAGCCCTCATTGCCGGGCTCGAGATGTTGCCGCAGCGCAATGTCGAATATCGCGGCCGCATCATCCAGGAATTCGACATCGACGCGGCCCTCAAGCGCCGTCCGAAGCTCGTCATCGTCGATGAGCTCGCCCATACCAACGCGCCCGAAAGCCGCCATCCCAAGCGCTATCAGGACATCGAGGAGCTGATCGCGGCCGGCATCGATGTGTGGACCGCGGTCAATATCCAGCATCTCGAGAGCCTGTCGGACGTGGTGTCGACCATCACCGGCGTCAGCATCCGCGAGACCGTGCCCGACACGGTGGTCGAGAAGGCCGACGAGGTGGTGGTCGTCGACATCACGCCCGCCGAGCTCATCCAGAGGCTGAAGGACGGCAAGGTCTATCTGCCGGAGAACGCCAAGCGGGCAGCCGATAATTTCTTCAAGCCCGGCAACCTCACGGCGCTGCGCGAGCTGGCGCTGCGCCGCACCGCCGACCGGGTGGACGACCAGATGGTCGTCTATCTGCGTCAGAACGCCATCGAGGGACCGTGGCCGGCCGCCGAGCGCATCCTGGTCTGCGTCGGCACCGATCCCTTGTCGGAGACGGTGGTGCGGGCCGCGAGCCGCCTCGCGAGCGGGCTCAACGCCTCCTGGATCGCGGTGCATCTCAGCCGCTCGGATTTCGAGGAGACGAGCTACCGGGCCCTGAAGCGGATCGACGATGCCATGCGGCTCGCCGAGCGCCTCGGCGCCGAGATGACACGGCTCACCGCCAAACATCTCCCGGACGAGCTGTTGCGCTATGCGCGGCGCGAGAACGTCACGCAGATCGTGCTCGGCCGTTCGGCGGCCCATTGGTTCGCGCGCCTGCGCGGGCGCTCGCTGCCGGAGGAGATCGTGCGCCGCGCTTCCGGCATCGCGGTCCATATCGTCACCTCGGACCAGGAAGCGCCGCGCCGCAGCTTCGCCCACCTTTGGCCGCGCCTGTCGACGCTCGCGGGGGTCGTGCCGTTCCTGTCGGTCGCCGCAGCGGTCGGCATCGGGATGATCGCCTCGCACTTCATGGTGCTCCCCAACCTGTCGATGATCTTCCTCACCGCCGTGCTGTTCTGCGCCGTGAGCTACGGCGCCTGGTCGGCGATCATCGCGGCGGTGCTGTCCTTCCTCGCCTATAATTTCTTCTTCATCGAGCCGGTCTACACGCTCACCGTCGCAGAGCCGCATGAGCTCTTCGCGCTGCTCATCTTCCTCTTGGTCGCGGTGCTCACAGGCGGGCTCGCCGGCCGGGTGCGCGAGCAGTCGGATGCCGCGGCGAGCCGGGTCGTCGCCACGCAATCGCTTTACGATTTCTCACGCAAGCTCTCGGCCATCGCCAGCCTCGACGATGTGCTCTGGGTGGTGGTGTCGCATGTCGCGAAATCGGTGAATGGCGGCGCACTGGTGCTGCTGGGCAAGGGCGAGGAGCTCGACCTCAGCGCCGCCTTGCCGCCCGAGGACAATCTGGGGCCAAGCGAATGGGCGGCCGCACGCTGGGCGGCGACGCGCGGCGAGAGCGCGGGCTGGCGCACCGCCACCTTGCCGAACGCCCAGTTCCAGTTTCGGCCGCTGCGCACCTCGCGCGGCATCCTCGGCGTCATCGGCGTCAGGGCGGCCGATACGAAGAGCGACCTCTCGGACGATACCGACCGGGCCCTCTCGGCCTTGATCGACCAGGCGGCGGTCGCCATCGAGCGAACCCAGCTGGTCGACGAGGCGTCGCGCGCCGAGGCCGCCGTCGAGAGCGAGAGGCTGCGCGGCGCGCTCCTGTCCTCGCTGTCGCATGATTTGCGCACGCCTTTGTCGTCCATCATGGGCGCGGTGACGAGCTTGCGGCAACTCGGCGACAAGATGCCGGCCGCTTCGCGCCGCGACCTCCTGATCACCATCGAGGAGGAGACGGCGCGCCTGTCGCGCTTCGTCTCGAACCTCCTCGACATGACGCGCCTCGAAGCCGGCGCCGTCAGCGTCAAGCGCGATCTCGTGGACGCAGGAGACACGGTGCGCAACGCCGTAGCGCATGCGCGGGCGAATTTTCCGACCCGGCCGATCGAGGTATCGGTCGCCGCCGACCTGCCGCTCGTCAGGGGCGATGCGACCTTGCTGGAACAAGTGGTCTTCAACCTTCTCGACAATGCCGACAAATATGTGCCGCACGGCCTGCCCACAATGGTTTCGGTGAGCGCGGCCGCCCGCAAGGTCACGATCGCCGTGACCGATCGCGGGCCGGGGATCCCGCAGGCCGAGCTCGAGCGGGTGTTCGAGAAATTCCACCGGGTCGCGCATGGCGATGGGCGCCCCGCCGGCACCGGTCTCGGCCTGTCGATCTGTCGGGGCCTGATCGCCGCCATGGACGGAAGCATAAGGGCGGAGAGCCCGGTCGGCGACGGCAAGGGCACGCGCATCGTCGTCGAGCTGCCCGCAGCCGAGGCGGCGCAGGACCGGTTGGCGTCGTGA
- a CDS encoding two-component system, OmpR family, KDP operon response regulator KdpE, translating to MNSSTTTILVVDDEPQIQRFLKPSLEAAGYKPIMAMTGGEALKLIATRAPDVVVLDLGLPDMDGKDVIKGVREWSQVPIIVLSARDREGEKIAALDLGADDYVSKPFGIGELMARIRTLLRHHSREEGETTVFESQGLVVDTLAHTVMRNGEALRLTPKEYDVLQLLVRNAGRVLTHRQILQAVWGPANVEDTQYLRVFVGRLRQKIEAEPALPQLIVTEPGVGYRFKAMPD from the coding sequence GTGAACAGCTCCACCACCACCATCCTCGTCGTCGATGACGAGCCGCAGATCCAGCGCTTCCTGAAACCGAGCCTCGAGGCTGCCGGCTACAAGCCGATCATGGCGATGACCGGCGGCGAGGCCTTGAAGCTCATCGCGACGCGCGCGCCCGATGTCGTCGTCCTCGATCTCGGCCTGCCGGACATGGACGGCAAGGACGTCATCAAGGGTGTCAGGGAATGGTCGCAAGTGCCGATCATCGTGCTGTCGGCCCGCGATCGCGAGGGCGAGAAGATCGCGGCGCTCGATCTCGGCGCCGATGATTATGTGAGCAAGCCCTTCGGCATCGGCGAGCTGATGGCGCGCATCCGCACCTTGCTGCGGCATCACAGCCGCGAGGAGGGCGAGACCACGGTCTTCGAATCGCAAGGGCTGGTGGTCGACACGCTCGCCCATACGGTCATGCGCAATGGCGAGGCGCTGCGCCTGACGCCCAAGGAATATGACGTGCTGCAGCTCCTGGTGCGCAATGCCGGGCGCGTCCTGACGCACCGGCAGATCCTGCAGGCGGTGTGGGGGCCGGCCAATGTCGAGGACACGCAATATCTGCGCGTCTTCGTCGGGCGCCTGCGCCAGAAGATCGAAGCCGAGCCCGCCCTGCCGCAACTGATCGTCACCGAGCCCGGCGTCGGCTATCGCTTCAAGGCGATGCCGGATTGA